In Megalobrama amblycephala isolate DHTTF-2021 linkage group LG21, ASM1881202v1, whole genome shotgun sequence, the genomic stretch GACCATGGTGGAACTGGCAGAGCTGAAGACCATGGTGGAGCTGAACAACATAGTGAAACTGGCGGAGCTGAAGACTATGGTGGAGTTGAAGAACATGGTGGAGATGAAGACCATGGTGTAGCTGGTGGAGCTGAAGACCATGGTGGAGTTGAAGAACATGGTGGAACTGAAGAACATGGTGGAGCTGAAGAACATGGTGGAACTGAAGACCATGGTGGAGCTGAAGACCATTGCGGAGCTGAAGACCAAGGCAGAGCTGAAGACCATGGTGGAGCTAAGGAAAATGGTGGAAACGGCAGAGCTGAAGACCATGGAAGAGCTGAAGACCATAGTGAGGCCGGCggaacagagaaagagagtcCAGAGAGTTCAGGGATGGCTTTAGTGGCCATGATAGGGGGCACAGAGAATCCAGAGACGGCCTCTATGGCCAGGGCCGGCGTGTACCTATAGGCAAACTAGGCAGCCGACAAGGTGTGACACCACAGTCAGGGTAGAAAGAAAgagatttaatatttaattgcatttaatgtaaagtttttaAACAGTATAATTTTATGACTCTAGACATTACTTTGTGAAGACTGTAGCATAATATAGTGACATAAGTTTTTTTACCCATATCAAAACAGTAGTCGTGTGTGTGGTTCTAGTGTTAATATTAAATGCAACCACTAGTACATAATACCACTGTACTAGTGTTTGcgttatgcttttttacattggagaatgaaggaaaaaaaaaaatcagaaaacatGCTTATGtatgcttttattttggagCAATTTCATCAACAAAATCTTCAGTCTTTCACAAGCATCTTAAAattgttgaaattaaaattgtgaGTGTGAAGTGGGGGTGGCACGACTATGTTTTGCCTAGTGTGACAGTTGAGCTTGTGCCAGCTCTGTCTATGGCTGTGACAGGGCAGGCAGAGGGTTCAGAGATGGCCTCCTTGACCGTGACAGGAGTAGCTGCAGAAGGTCTCACTGCATCAGGAGgaactgagtgtgtgtgtgacctaAACACACAAAATGGTGGTAGCCATCACAGGCAGTACAGATGACAGTGAAAGGACCTCCAAGCACGCTGGACTTGGGACAACAGGACTTGCAAGTGCTGAGATCACTGGACTTGGGACTACCAAACTTGGGACCACCAGACTTGGTGCGCGGGGAACACCGGATTTGGGAATTGCTATGTAAACTTAACAAGGGTAACTATAGAAACAAACAAGGCAGCTATGGAAACAAACTAAACACTGGAAGTGAAAGAATAcgcttcaaaataagagtccttaATCACAAAAcagagtttttgtttttggagtttggagacaacaacaacaaaaatcaccATCCCCATCtaattaaatgtaccattatgTTACTTTTATAATTACATCTGGGTTCAAGTCAAAACTCAAGTATAAAAACCTctgttatattttaatgcatgctCCAAAGTCCGGAGCTGGTTCAGTCTACTGAAGGTATTTTTCCGCAGTGATAATACCCAGCCATGGCCTGACGGAAAGCTTTATAAATGACTGAGTTTTGAGAACATATCAGCCCACCACCTCTGTCAGCCTGACCACCGTCTCTGTTCAAGTCCCCCAGACATGTCCACTGGTCTTTGAAAGCATAGGACACACACCACTTAGAATGATCCTCGTAGCTTCTGAACATCTGAGGTCCTGGGAGACAAACTCTGTTAATGTTCATCACGTGCCGGGGAAGTGAGCAGTTAGAGGGGAGTCGGTGTGCCTGGTGCAGCCATGATTCCACCAGCAGATCTGTCCCTAATGCTTGAGCCACCCAACCTGTGTAAATATCTGTAGAGAATGTTTGACATTTAGCATGGAATTAGTGTCTTATTATCCTGAAACTCTGTTTTATGCTAAAAGAATAGTTAATCTAAAActtttcacccaaaaaatgttgtcatcatttaccctcaTAATGTaagaggtaacactttacttaaagcctttatatataatgcatcATAAAAGTATTTTGATGCATTAGTTATGCCTTGTAGGTCTtatgaataattgtaaccacagtTTTGATTTTACAACAACTGTGTTGCATTAtactttatttcagttttatttttttaaggttAAGTTTATGTTTagtatatgatttatatttaacagctttgtttatatgcaaatatctctaaacatatttctgttaaattaatACGTGTATATAGCATGATGTTGAGTAGTGTAACATTGTAGTAATATACTGTCTATAAGAATGTATGTGAATGAAAAAACTCCAGAAATCATGAAAGGTTGAACTTGAGTCTTGTACATGGTtacataataaatgtaaatagttGCTTACGCATGGTGATGCACTTTGGAATAATGTAATGTCAATAAACTGCTATGTTGGGCCACCGGTCTAAATATGCAGAAGAGTTTTTGAATTTTAGAGCTCTCACCATCCACATAGTTGTGTGATTTGGCAAAACTGAAAAAAGTTTGTCCTCCAACTGATTTCAGCTTCTGCAGACTCTTCCTGTTTTTCAAGGCTGGTGTTTTACCATCACAAATTTGTGCCATTTCTGCAATATCGGGGCGAAATGCCACAGGGACAGAGCAGTTGTACATACGTGGATTAAGATATGCTAACTGCCATGCTGTTAAGAGAGAGGAATACTTATTTCAGACTTGTGAGCACTAAATGATACCACTCTTTAAATCAAACAAAtcttatatgtgaccctggaccacaaaaccagtcataagtgtaaattttttttaaactgaggtttatacatcatctgaaagctgaataaataaggagaatatttggccgagatacagctatttgaaaatctgtaatctgagggtgcaaaaaaataaaaatattaagaaaatcacctttaaagttgtccaaatgaagtccttagcaatgcatattacatacaaaaatatttttttttatatatttacagtaggaaatttacaaaatatcttcatagaacatgatctttacttaatatcctaatgattttaggctattgctacaaatatacccgtgcgacttggTTTtatggtccagggtcacatataataAGCATTGCATGTGCTCACATATTTGAGGGAACTGTGTATAGTTGTATGTaatacagagcagagtctgGCCGTAGTATTTTCCTGTAGTTGGGTAACTGTAATTTCTCTCTGGAAATGGAGGAAAATGAGGAACACTGTGTGTGAGCCAAAATCCCTGAGACTGGTCAAACATCAGCACTCCTGCAGAAACCATACACATGGCAATACAGTTAGTCGTAAATCCTCATGTAGTTGGATACATCTTTACATGTTTCATCTAGCACAAAACCTTGTTTCTCCATAACTGATTACTCACATGGACCAAGCAAATCTGAAGCCTACTATTTTAATGTTAGTAAAAGGAGAGCTGGAGTGAATTTTAATTTGGATTTAAGTCAATAAATTAAGTCtatgaaaaacaaaagaagtatttttaaaaagattttagCATGTTGTTGCATGACGTTGCCTGGGTATTTAATGAGTTACTTAAAGTCttcctgtagtcaataattttaacccttaaaactcatctttgatcaccaaaattacatatttaaacatttttttcatgtggaaaaaaaatctccatgccttaaaatagcttgaatgtaactgaatgtaatgtgtacgtggatctatgaatatgctaattagccccacctccactcacttgcacgagctcagagatccactcggtcaacttactgaggtcaACGCTGCTCGATGGTATCACTTTTTACAACGTCAGACGTCAAGACgataattaatatgattagccttttgcttgacttcCTTATCAAACGgctgctaataatgtgttgctaaagCTACACAAACCATATTCCCGTTtgccatctcagagtcagacagctgccttttaaaaatcagcatccttagaaatgctttgaacaacttagaacgtcagtggagaaaggcatatagttcatcataacatcgtaatatacatcataacACCCACTATATTACTAAATCTAtccgatttttcatatcaacagaaaaatataccgggataacctggcttctcttgagactccactgcttcagagcagtcatatagttaatgatatgctaaagcctgccggcacATTGACACGACTGGTTACACAGTAGTTCgtgacatcacaaacaccagtgatttcaaaccgtgtttttgaaACCATCTTTAGATCTCTGCagttttaaagtgaaaatgCTCAGCAATGGTGATGACTTAtaaatttgcacatggtttgtcttaaagcatattaaaaccCCACATAGGCatacaaacaacattaaaaacttgattttcaccacagggagACTTTAAGTTGGTTTTGAGAATATGCAAAGAGTAAGAATATATCTGTCATGACATCTTTCAGTTTGGCATGGTAaggatatgacaatgtttatgtttggtcttggtggaactgatctgctacactgctgctgctgctgcaaagCAAGTACAGGATTTGCTACTGCCAATTCATACACAGACATGTTGCTGCTGTACaatagcatacatgaattacccgtgGCAGATATATGTGTAGATACATGTTCAGATACAGGGTATCTGAAAGTGTTCTgcagtatttgaaggttgagcagtgagctcattggctactgaaaCAACAGGAATCAATCAGCTGTGCTCTATAGAGAATTATATGAATGCAGATTGACTTAAggatcagcctgtgccatctagactttcatgactgaactttgTATTCATTTATTGCAATAATGCCAACTTGCTTTAAAGGAGTgattagaaaatgtaaaaaaaaaaaaaaaaaaaaaaaatgtcctaaACAATTTATGACATTTTGTCAAAAACTCAACTTAACAGGCATTCCCTTTGTGCCATAACTCTGAATGAGTTGAGACAGGTCAGTATTAAGTGACAAACATCCAAACTCTAAAATTGTTTTTGGAGACTGTAAATACACTCCtgtcctgttcaaaagtttggggttagtatgatattttcaattaatacttttattcagcaacgGTGCATTAAAGATAAAATGcctttatattgttacaaaagatttctatttaaaataaatggtgttcttttaaactttctattcatcaaagaatcctgaaaaaattatcatggtttccactaaaatattaagcagtaaaactgtttttacattaataatacaagtaaatgtttcttgagcaccaaataagcatattagaatgatttctaagtTGATTagaaaaattcagctttgccattacaggaatgaatcatattttaaaatagaaaacagtgtttttattgtaatgatgtcttttttttttctttttttttttactgtattttaagaCAATTCTTTCAACATtaacaaatcttactgactccaaacctTTGAAATGTAGAGTGTATgttgtatactgtatatgttgccacctgaaagggttagttcacccaaaaatgaaaataatgtcatttattactcaccctcatgccgttccacacccgtaagaccttcgttcattttcggaacacaattaagatatttttgttgaaatccgacggctcagtaaggcctccatagccagcaatgacatttcctctctcaagatccattaatgtactaaaaacatatttaaatcagttcatgtgagttcgttggttcaatattaatattataaagcgacaagaatatttttggtgcaccaaaaaaaataaaataaaataacgacttatatagtgatggccgatttcaaaacactgcttcaggaagcttcggagcgttatgaatcatgattcgaatcgcatgtcaaaccgccaaactgctgaaatcacgtgactttggcgctccgaaccgctgattcaacacgctgattcataacgctccgaagcttcataaagcagtgttttgaaatcgggcatcactatataagtcgttattttgtttttttggcgctccaaaaatattctcgtcgctttataatattaatattgaaccactgtactcacatgaactgatttaaatatgtttttagtacattaatggatcttgagagaggaaatgtcattgctggctatgcaggccttgccgagccatcggatttcaacaaaaatatcttaatttgcattccgaagatgaacgaaggtcttacgggtgtggaacggcatgagggtgagtaataaatgacattattttcatttttgagtgaactaaccatttaacaCATTATTAGTGAGTATTTACATAAATGTACCTTTTGTATGTCCATACTTGCTTGGGTACTTCAGCTCTGGTGGTGCGTCATTGTAAAGCATATAGACTGAGCTGTTGGACTGAAAAGTGAAAGTACAGTAATCTGTGTGCAATACAGTGTCTATACAGTGTTATTAATGCACAATACAGTATAACATCAGTGAAAGAATTAAAAGATTTGTAGTGTCTcttaaccctctatggtacggtgttgcctcaaggcaacatggtctattttagtttgtttttaataaaataaagcacaaattgATTGATCAAGCATATCTCAGGacagaataactcaaatactaatcaataaaagtgcaaaaaagaccaaaacatgaccaacaggggtccattttgtgtcctgtttcaGCACATGTGCACATATCACATAACTCCATATTTTCTCcattgaaaagtgttttttcacttgtttgtaaccatttaatcacccacaaaaaatatgagtcaccttcactggcaagtaaagaagtatttttaagtaatttacattatatatcatcaaaAGTTTTAGAGAAAATTTCAAAAAACTGTGTGTTGCCTCAAGGCAACATCGTACCATAATGGAATCGCATAAGGCCATACAGCCATAATAGGTTTCAAtacaaatgtatcatatttgtaaggaaaagagttagaattatctaaatatgttggcattttcacatgattttgtaatgtacttataAGAATACTAATTCACATActatatctgcatatattatgatctgcacattttctatagcacttCAGAAACATATAAAACACAGGTAACACTGGCAGctgatgagggtgagtatgagGAGTTAATGAGGGGTCATACTGTAATGAGGAAGATGAAATCATAGTGACAATCCATCAGGGAGATACTGAGGGTGAGAGAGaagatggagatgaggatgaagatggatatgataatttaatataataacataaagATATGATGGTTTGGTAATACTTGCGTTCcactatggtacaatgttgcctgagggcaacagctggatataaaatgttactttttattaaatatgaaacttttaatacattaaaaactagataaatttgtttgtttaagtgtctagttaaagaaatgaatgttttcaataaatatatttcttttttctacatgaaaatgccaaatgtttaaatttttccattgtggtacaatgttgcctcgaggcaacaaacttataaaaattaaatacatttaaaaattatgaaaatgtttattgatattgttaaagtgtccaattttaagcaggaaaaacaacacaaataattttttcctcatcgatatcatattgcgtaccatagagggttaataAACTTTTGAAACAATCGTTAGGAACAGCAAAGAGCAATGGATGAGGATTGTAATTAGTATTCAAAGAGCTTCTTACTGTATATCCAGAGTAAAGCTGGGTCAGTGTTCTGCCTACAGCTCCTTTACTGCTGTTGATTGTATGTTTACTCATCTGAAAATCCATGACGGATGGATCCAGATACATGTAATCTACTCCACTTCCCTTAACCTCCATCTTGTAAATGGGAAGTTTGTAAATAACAaaccttttaaaataatataagagAGTTACAATAGCAAAACAGTAGTAAAACATTGCTGTACATAACACTTTACAGAGAATAGCTATAAGATCAATGTCAACAACAACTATCGAATTCGTTATCATAAACTAAGCCTAAAGCAAAGATTTGAACCTACCAGTCAACCGGCTGGCCATCCTCATTTAAGCAGGATATCACTGCCTCTGAGAAACTGATCCAAATCATCCAGATACACACACAGAGTTGAAACAACATGAACATTTCAGTTTGTGATTCAAAGCGAATCAaacatttcctgtttaaaataaaacagagaAAGCTGTTTTCACTAGTATTCCGAGCTGACAAATCAAAAAAGCTGCTCTAATGTAAGAAAGAGGAAGTTTGTCTCATGACCGATATCATGCAGCTGTAATCTAGAGACAGAGAAGCAGTATTCAGTAGTTTTCTCTGCTTATGGAAGAGACTGGGAAAGTCTGTTTGTTTAGAAATGTATAATCAGAATTTTGGCTGTTCTAGAGTTCATCACTAACAGTGTTGGGAGAAaagttacaatattgcattaaaaagtaactaattgcgttacttagttactttttatgaaaagtaacgtgttacgttacttttgcgttactttttctcacctgggctgggttTGCTTGTTTGATTTCACaccaaaaattaaatgaataaacctcaggctgaaggaaatgcatatttatgccTGGATTCACTATTCGCTATTTACCATTCTGGATTCGCAAGTTCTAATGCCCATTCAGTCTTAATGGTTATAGTAAAACAAACTTAGCTTGCTGTCCTCGAAGGAAGCTTGAACCTGAGGCTTGGCTCGAACTCCGAGTTAAACCCCCTATAACAGTACTGCGTAGAGTGATAATAAGAAAAATAGAGGAGGagatggggaggaggagggatgctggaagaatTGTCTCTGGGATGACGCAGTGACTGCTGCTTATATACGCtcgtaatgatgattgacaggactgaatgtttaggctcctcccgaacttacgtttggaactacatttaaagaagaatagtatacaggagaaggaagttcaacactcttatttctaaatctaatctaaagtaatttttgctttttagtatggttgaattagatcattgaaggtcagcagcaaagacattggtaaataaagtgagattaaatacataaacaatatttgtgtaatttaatatagttaattattacaggttttcTGAGAATgcaattctgagattgcatttcactgtttttattcattttgaggaatactgaatgttttcgtgcaagtgagatgagtaaatgttcacatttagcTTAGAACTACCATacccatcatgttcacacagcgcacacaatacctctgcactttatttctctcaacatggggacaggagagctgtcagtcaataaatgt encodes the following:
- the dnase2b gene encoding deoxyribonuclease-2-beta, which translates into the protein MFMLFQLCVCIWMIWISFSEAVISCLNEDGQPVDWFVIYKLPIYKMEVKGSGVDYMYLDPSVMDFQMSKHTINSSKGAVGRTLTQLYSGYTSNSSVYMLYNDAPPELKYPSKYGHTKGVLMFDQSQGFWLTHSVPHFPPFPERNYSYPTTGKYYGQTLLCITYNYTQFPQISWQLAYLNPRMYNCSVPVAFRPDIAEMAQICDGKTPALKNRKSLQKLKSVGGQTFFSFAKSHNYVDDIYTGWVAQALGTDLLVESWLHQAHRLPSNCSLPRHVMNINRVCLPGPQMFRSYEDHSKWCVSYAFKDQWTCLGDLNRDGGQADRGGGLICSQNSVIYKAFRQAMAGYYHCGKIPSVD